In Streptomyces sp. NBC_01381, a genomic segment contains:
- a CDS encoding type B 50S ribosomal protein L31 produces MRKDIHPPYGPVVFRDKSAGFAFLTRSTATSDKTIDWEDGRTYPVIDVEVSSASHPFYTGTAKVLDTAGRVERFERRFGAR; encoded by the coding sequence ATGCGCAAGGACATCCACCCGCCGTACGGCCCCGTCGTCTTCCGCGACAAGTCCGCCGGCTTCGCCTTCCTCACCCGCTCGACGGCGACGAGCGACAAGACCATCGACTGGGAGGACGGGCGCACCTACCCCGTCATCGACGTCGAGGTCTCATCCGCGAGCCACCCCTTCTACACGGGCACGGCCAAGGTCCTGGACACCGCGGGCCGCGTGGAGCGGTTCGAGCGCCGATTCGGCGCGCGATGA
- the rpmB gene encoding 50S ribosomal protein L28, which yields MSAHCQLTGAKPGFGNQISHSHRRTSRRFDVNVQSKRYWLPSEGRHVRLRLSAKGIKTVDAIGVEAAVARIRARGVRV from the coding sequence ATGTCCGCCCACTGCCAGCTGACCGGCGCGAAGCCGGGCTTCGGCAACCAGATCTCCCATTCGCACCGGCGCACGTCGCGCCGGTTCGACGTCAATGTCCAGAGCAAGCGCTACTGGCTGCCGAGCGAGGGCCGCCACGTGCGGCTGCGGCTCAGCGCCAAGGGCATCAAGACCGTCGACGCCATCGGCGTCGAGGCCGCCGTCGCCCGGATCCGTGCCCGCGGGGTGAGGGTCTGA
- a CDS encoding DUF2786 domain-containing protein has protein sequence MDPVTEVIDKAFAAALYADGDAGLDTGASLLAAAPEADAELRRRGEELVRRAWERGWQPADVVRMVRRAQTDSDPDQARLAAELITGETRRYGDTLPPRWRAQLAELAPDADPAARPRPTDRFSRATTTLALYRTLLRLPPIEPVGPAPGTPLHTPPPPGHEEPRILTRIRALLAKAEATGFPEEAEALTAKAQELMARHTIDEALLASRTHAKNTPGACRIGVDAPYETAKAILLDAVATANHCRAVWNEAYGFSTVVGFEPDLEVMELLHTSLLLQGTTAMTKAEAGQRAGGRKRTKTFRQAFLLAYANRLGARLAATAEHVADESPEAGELLPVLAARDVAVTASTERMFPATTTTRVRGATDAEGWHSGTTAADQAHLPPSARSLP, from the coding sequence ATGGATCCGGTGACCGAGGTGATCGACAAGGCGTTCGCGGCAGCGCTGTACGCGGACGGCGACGCGGGCCTCGACACCGGCGCCTCCCTCCTGGCGGCCGCCCCTGAGGCCGACGCGGAGCTGCGCCGCAGGGGCGAGGAACTGGTGCGGCGGGCGTGGGAGCGCGGCTGGCAGCCGGCGGACGTGGTCCGCATGGTGCGACGCGCACAGACCGACAGCGACCCCGATCAGGCCCGCCTGGCCGCCGAGCTGATCACAGGCGAGACCCGACGCTACGGAGACACCCTCCCGCCCCGCTGGAGAGCGCAACTCGCCGAACTCGCCCCGGACGCCGACCCGGCAGCACGCCCCCGCCCCACCGACCGCTTCTCCCGCGCCACCACGACCCTGGCCCTCTACCGCACCCTCCTCCGCCTCCCCCCGATCGAGCCGGTGGGCCCGGCCCCCGGCACCCCCCTGCACACCCCGCCGCCCCCCGGCCACGAGGAACCCCGCATCCTCACCCGTATCCGCGCCCTGCTCGCCAAGGCGGAGGCAACAGGCTTCCCCGAGGAGGCGGAGGCTCTCACGGCCAAGGCGCAGGAGCTGATGGCCAGGCACACCATCGACGAGGCCCTGCTCGCGTCCCGCACCCACGCCAAGAACACCCCCGGCGCCTGCCGCATCGGTGTGGACGCTCCGTACGAGACGGCGAAGGCGATCCTGCTGGACGCGGTGGCCACGGCGAACCACTGCCGGGCGGTCTGGAACGAGGCGTACGGCTTCTCCACGGTCGTCGGCTTCGAGCCGGACCTGGAGGTGATGGAACTCCTCCACACATCGCTCCTCCTGCAAGGAACCACGGCGATGACGAAGGCGGAGGCCGGCCAACGGGCAGGCGGCCGAAAGCGCACCAAAACATTCCGTCAGGCGTTCCTGCTGGCGTACGCGAACCGCCTGGGCGCGCGCCTGGCCGCCACCGCCGAGCACGTAGCGGACGAGTCCCCGGAGGCCGGCGAACTCCTCCCGGTCCTCGCGGCACGAGACGTGGCCGTCACGGCAAGCACCGAGCGGATGTTCCCCGCGACGACAACCACCCGAGTCCGCGGCGCAACCGACGCGGAGGGCTGGCACTCAGGCACCACAGCCGCCGACCAGGCCCACCTGCCCCCCTCGGCACGCAGCCTCCCTTAA
- a CDS encoding GTP-binding protein, which yields MSPANPTGMDIAVVGGLHSDARKQAVDRLLTTVPGSVALHHDLATAVHGTVVRTVRDATGVLSTGEAPLVNDCACCALREDLVPELERLADSGLTRLAVVELWDSVEPKAMAEVITAHEGLRLSGVITAVDPALLLPYLGNGDDLLEAGLAAAASDQRTVADTWARQLEYAPVLAIADSPEADDEDRALLAQLHPTARQVPISGHGDLAGAALAGFDVEAAAAAQHPSCALLPIDADEHGVATLVWHRDRPFHPERLYQALEDLTCAAARSRGRFWLADHPDTLLGWDAAGGALCVESAGPWLASLPDAAWEMVPPVRRAAAALDWHPEHGDCCQHLVFISPGLDREGLEEVLESCLLTDEEYAAGRDAWKHLPPAFDTLLEV from the coding sequence ATGAGCCCGGCGAACCCGACCGGCATGGACATCGCGGTCGTCGGAGGCCTGCACTCCGACGCCCGCAAACAGGCCGTCGACCGGCTCCTCACCACCGTCCCGGGCAGCGTCGCGCTCCACCACGACCTGGCGACCGCCGTGCACGGCACGGTCGTGCGCACGGTGCGCGACGCCACCGGCGTGCTCTCCACGGGCGAGGCGCCGCTGGTCAACGACTGTGCGTGCTGCGCGCTGCGCGAGGACCTGGTGCCGGAGCTCGAACGGCTCGCGGACTCGGGCCTCACCCGGCTCGCGGTCGTCGAGCTGTGGGACTCCGTCGAGCCCAAGGCGATGGCCGAGGTGATCACGGCGCACGAGGGCCTGCGGCTGAGCGGCGTGATCACGGCCGTCGACCCGGCGCTCCTGCTGCCCTACCTGGGCAACGGCGACGACCTCCTGGAGGCCGGGCTCGCGGCCGCCGCGTCGGACCAGCGCACGGTCGCCGACACCTGGGCCCGCCAGCTCGAATACGCACCCGTGTTGGCCATCGCGGACTCTCCCGAGGCCGACGACGAGGACCGCGCGCTCCTCGCCCAGCTCCACCCGACTGCCCGTCAGGTCCCGATCAGCGGTCATGGGGACCTGGCGGGCGCCGCGCTCGCCGGTTTCGACGTCGAGGCGGCCGCCGCGGCGCAGCATCCGTCCTGCGCGCTGCTGCCGATCGACGCCGACGAGCACGGGGTCGCAACCCTCGTATGGCACCGGGACCGGCCCTTCCACCCGGAGCGGCTCTACCAGGCCCTGGAGGATCTGACCTGCGCGGCGGCGCGCAGCCGGGGCCGGTTCTGGCTGGCCGACCATCCGGACACGCTGCTCGGCTGGGACGCGGCCGGCGGTGCGCTGTGCGTGGAGAGCGCGGGGCCGTGGCTGGCCTCGCTGCCGGACGCGGCGTGGGAGATGGTGCCGCCGGTGCGGCGCGCGGCGGCCGCGCTCGACTGGCATCCGGAGCACGGCGACTGCTGCCAGCACCTGGTCTTCATCTCGCCGGGCCTGGACCGCGAGGGGCTCGAAGAGGTCCTGGAGTCCTGCCTGTTGACCGACGAGGAGTACGCCGCCGGACGCGACGCCTGGAAACACCTGCCCCCCGCCTTCGACACCCTCCTGGAGGTCTGA
- the rpmG gene encoding 50S ribosomal protein L33: MARNELRPVIKLRSTAGTGFTYVTRKNRRNDPDRMTLRKYDPVVGRHVDFREER, from the coding sequence ATGGCTCGCAACGAACTCCGCCCCGTCATCAAGCTCCGGTCCACGGCCGGCACCGGGTTCACCTACGTGACCCGCAAGAACCGCCGCAACGACCCCGACCGCATGACCCTGCGCAAGTACGACCCCGTCGTCGGGCGCCACGTCGATTTCCGAGAGGAGCGCTGA
- a CDS encoding nitrilase-related carbon-nitrogen hydrolase: MRVALAQTDCVLGEVDENLAVARDQIGQAAAQGADLVVFPELSLHGYHLGGLHRDTSLDAKDPRLLELSTLGPDVMVGIHEHTSLRAYNTSAYYASGQLLHTHRKLYLPNYLAWEERKHVSPGQHLRAYDLPGGHGRAATLVCNDAWQPVLPWLAVQDGAEVIIVPTNSAASLDPEAMDTGLYWDTLLSYTARMLQCWVVFVNRVGNENGASFWGGSRVVDPRGSVVAQAPKWEPALVTVDIDVHESRRHRRAVPLVAEARLGLIDREVRRLIDEGGDS; the protein is encoded by the coding sequence ATGAGAGTGGCCCTTGCGCAGACCGACTGTGTCCTCGGCGAGGTGGACGAGAACCTCGCGGTGGCGCGGGACCAGATCGGCCAGGCGGCGGCGCAGGGCGCGGATCTTGTCGTCTTCCCGGAGCTGAGCCTGCACGGCTACCACTTGGGCGGACTGCACCGCGACACGTCCCTGGACGCGAAGGACCCCCGCCTCCTCGAACTGTCGACGCTCGGCCCCGACGTCATGGTCGGCATCCACGAGCACACCAGCCTGCGGGCGTACAACACGTCCGCGTACTACGCGAGCGGCCAACTCCTCCACACCCACCGGAAGTTGTACCTCCCCAACTACCTGGCGTGGGAGGAGCGCAAGCATGTGAGCCCCGGCCAGCACCTGCGCGCGTACGACCTGCCCGGCGGCCACGGCCGCGCCGCGACGCTGGTCTGCAACGACGCGTGGCAGCCGGTGCTGCCGTGGCTCGCGGTGCAGGACGGGGCGGAGGTGATCATCGTCCCCACGAACAGCGCGGCCAGCCTCGACCCCGAGGCGATGGACACGGGCCTGTACTGGGACACGCTCCTCTCCTATACGGCCCGCATGCTGCAGTGCTGGGTGGTCTTCGTGAACCGGGTGGGGAACGAGAACGGGGCGTCGTTCTGGGGTGGTTCGCGGGTGGTGGACCCGCGGGGCTCGGTGGTCGCGCAGGCGCCGAAGTGGGAGCCGGCGCTGGTGACGGTCGACATCGACGTCCATGAGTCCCGCCGTCACCGGAGGGCGGTGCCGCTGGTGGCCGAGGCGCGCCTCGGCCTGATCGACCGGGAGGTACGCCGCCTGATCGACGAGGGCGGCGACAGCTGA
- the rpsN gene encoding 30S ribosomal protein S14: MAKKSKIAKNEKRRETVARYAVRRAELKEIIRRPGTGDAERAAAQEELARQPRDASATRVRNRDSVDGRPRGYVGKFGLSRVKLRDQAHAGFLPGVRKSSW; the protein is encoded by the coding sequence ATGGCGAAGAAGAGCAAGATCGCGAAGAACGAGAAGCGGCGCGAGACCGTCGCCCGGTACGCCGTCCGCCGTGCCGAGCTGAAGGAGATCATCCGCAGGCCCGGCACCGGCGATGCCGAACGGGCCGCCGCCCAGGAGGAGTTGGCGCGTCAGCCGCGGGACGCGAGCGCCACGCGCGTACGCAATCGGGACAGCGTCGACGGGCGTCCGCGTGGATACGTGGGGAAGTTCGGGCTTTCGCGGGTGAAGTTGCGTGATCAAGCGCACGCCGGATTCCTCCCCGGGGTGCGCAAGTCGTCCTGGTAG
- a CDS encoding ABC transporter permease, giving the protein MMVFAFLRARWVSLLGAFVAVALGVSLIAAMGLGLSSTLGAPEREPVRFAGSPVVVMGQDRLTVPVERGPDIGYVSKPLAHPHPVDIELLRELRRLGPVRTDGSKRDAVGVDAAAADVREVVGKRARVLTGGERRLADPGAARDAEALVAVNSFLGTAGGVSAFVSVFVTASTFAFVVALRRRELGLLRMAGATPGQVRRTLLGEALAVGVVASGVGCALGSWGAPVLAERLVGAEIAPEWFELGEAVWPYHLAFWVGVLVAFSGAWIASRRAGRVGPVDALRDASVDSGVMPWSRRIVGAALLAAGLGMLGWTLWSDPAALMKRKTYTTQPMILITALAALTPLLVRPVVRAVPLPGAVGLLVRENSAASVRRTAAVAAPVLVTVALAGSLLGSAETAGAARAAEARERTGADFVVTGDDLKPVGRVDGAVVAASSSTAVYVREEGSALVRSDARAVEDPAAFASVSRLPVVDGDVRDLDDRSIVVNEGWERRRVGEWVDVWLGDGRAARLRIVAVLERGTGDNGAYVTSANAGAGAGVDRVDVGLRAGSGVGRAEVGAVLRDRVGGGGEGGSGGGGVVLRDRVGSGGDGGGVVRSGEQWLADTYPVTKAQTRLGLVTLLGIALVYTAISLAGTLLMATSVRGPELRALRMAGATGRQVRMVVAGETLLAVAVGTVLGVAVTLVNLGGLSAGLARLSAPAGVVVPWGAVGVCAVGCAVVGVGVGVVQVCGLGRREG; this is encoded by the coding sequence ATGATGGTTTTTGCCTTTTTGCGTGCCCGGTGGGTCAGTCTTCTCGGGGCCTTTGTCGCCGTCGCGCTCGGCGTCTCGCTCATCGCCGCCATGGGGCTCGGGCTCTCGTCCACCCTCGGCGCGCCCGAGCGTGAACCCGTGCGGTTCGCGGGATCGCCCGTGGTCGTCATGGGGCAGGACCGGCTGACCGTGCCGGTCGAGCGGGGGCCGGACATCGGGTACGTATCCAAGCCGCTCGCTCATCCACACCCTGTGGATATCGAACTTCTACGCGAGCTGCGTCGGCTCGGCCCCGTGCGGACGGACGGGTCGAAGCGGGACGCCGTGGGTGTGGACGCGGCGGCAGCGGATGTGCGGGAGGTGGTCGGGAAGCGGGCCCGTGTTCTCACCGGGGGTGAGCGGCGGCTCGCCGATCCCGGGGCGGCGCGGGACGCCGAGGCGCTCGTGGCCGTGAACTCCTTTCTGGGAACGGCCGGTGGGGTGTCCGCGTTCGTTTCCGTCTTCGTCACCGCGTCCACGTTCGCCTTCGTGGTGGCGCTGCGGCGGCGGGAGTTGGGGCTGCTGCGGATGGCCGGGGCCACGCCGGGGCAGGTGCGCAGGACGCTCCTCGGGGAGGCGCTCGCCGTGGGGGTCGTGGCCTCCGGAGTGGGTTGTGCGCTGGGGAGTTGGGGTGCGCCGGTGCTCGCCGAGCGGCTGGTGGGGGCGGAGATCGCTCCCGAGTGGTTCGAGCTGGGCGAGGCCGTGTGGCCGTACCATCTCGCTTTCTGGGTAGGCGTGTTGGTGGCCTTCTCGGGGGCGTGGATCGCCTCCCGGCGGGCCGGGCGTGTGGGGCCCGTCGACGCGTTGCGCGACGCCTCGGTGGACAGCGGGGTGATGCCGTGGAGCCGGCGGATCGTGGGGGCGGCGCTGCTGGCCGCGGGGCTCGGGATGCTGGGGTGGACGCTGTGGAGCGATCCGGCCGCTCTGATGAAGCGGAAGACGTACACCACACAGCCGATGATCCTCATCACGGCGCTGGCCGCGCTGACTCCCCTTCTCGTACGTCCCGTCGTCCGCGCCGTCCCACTGCCCGGCGCCGTCGGCCTGCTCGTCCGGGAGAACTCCGCCGCGTCGGTGCGCAGGACCGCGGCCGTCGCCGCGCCGGTGCTCGTCACCGTGGCGCTCGCCGGGTCGCTGCTCGGCTCCGCGGAGACGGCGGGGGCGGCGCGGGCCGCGGAGGCGCGGGAGCGTACCGGGGCCGACTTTGTCGTAACTGGCGATGATTTGAAGCCTGTTGGGCGGGTGGACGGGGCTGTGGTGGCCGCCTCGTCGTCCACGGCGGTGTACGTGCGGGAGGAGGGCAGCGCGCTCGTCCGGTCGGATGCGCGGGCGGTCGAGGATCCCGCGGCGTTCGCCTCGGTGTCCCGGCTGCCGGTGGTGGACGGAGACGTGCGCGATCTCGACGACCGGTCGATCGTCGTCAACGAGGGGTGGGAGCGGCGGCGGGTCGGTGAGTGGGTCGATGTCTGGTTGGGGGACGGGCGGGCTGCTCGGTTGCGGATCGTGGCGGTGCTTGAGCGGGGGACGGGGGACAACGGGGCCTACGTCACTTCGGCGAATGCGGGGGCCGGAGCTGGGGTCGATCGGGTGGATGTGGGGCTGCGGGCCGGCTCGGGGGTTGGCCGGGCGGAGGTTGGCGCCGTGCTTCGGGATCGGGTCGGGGGCGGGGGCGAAGGCGGTAGCGGTGGCGGTGGCGTGGTGCTTCGGGATCGGGTCGGGAGTGGTGGCGATGGCGGTGGCGTGGTGCGGTCCGGTGAGCAGTGGCTCGCCGATACGTATCCGGTCACCAAGGCCCAGACGCGGCTCGGGCTGGTGACGCTGCTCGGTATCGCCCTCGTCTACACGGCGATCTCCCTCGCGGGCACGCTGCTGATGGCCACGTCCGTGCGAGGGCCGGAGCTGCGGGCGCTGCGGATGGCGGGGGCCACGGGGCGGCAGGTGCGGATGGTCGTCGCCGGGGAGACGCTGTTGGCCGTGGCGGTGGGAACGGTGCTCGGCGTGGCCGTGACGCTGGTGAATCTGGGCGGCTTGAGCGCGGGTCTTGCGCGGTTGTCGGCGCCGGCGGGGGTGGTGGTGCCGTGGGGGGCGGTGGGTGTGTGCGCGGTTGGTTGCGCGGTGGTGGGTGTGGGTGTGGGGGTGGTGCAGGTGTGTGGCCTCGGGCGGCGCGAGGGGTGA
- a CDS encoding ABC transporter ATP-binding protein, with product MTSTAVRLTAVRRLYRDVTALDGVDLQLASGTFTAIMGPSGSGKSTLLQCAAGLDRPTSGAVEVGGTELSGLSERRLTLLRRDRIGFVFQSFNLLPSLTAAQNVALPLRLAGRRPSRTEIFEALARVGLAERARHRPGELSGGQQQRVALARALVTRPAVLFGDEPTGALDTTTSREVLVLLRGLVDGEGQTVVMVTHDPVAASYADRVVFLVDGRVADEVVAPGVGEVARRMAGLEAGAGGSGFGGGGAFTGGFPSEVAGS from the coding sequence ATGACATCAACTGCCGTACGCCTTACGGCGGTCCGCCGCCTCTATCGCGATGTGACCGCGCTCGACGGGGTCGACCTCCAGCTGGCGAGCGGGACCTTCACCGCGATCATGGGGCCCTCGGGGTCCGGCAAGTCGACGCTGCTGCAGTGCGCCGCCGGGCTCGACCGGCCTACGTCCGGGGCCGTCGAGGTGGGCGGCACCGAGCTGAGCGGGCTGAGCGAGCGGCGCCTGACGCTGTTGCGGCGGGATCGCATCGGCTTCGTCTTTCAGTCCTTCAATCTGCTTCCCTCGCTGACCGCCGCGCAGAACGTGGCCCTTCCGCTGCGGCTCGCGGGGCGCAGGCCTTCGCGTACGGAGATCTTCGAGGCGCTCGCCCGTGTCGGGCTCGCCGAGCGCGCCCGGCACCGGCCCGGCGAGCTGTCCGGCGGCCAGCAGCAGCGGGTCGCCCTTGCGCGTGCGCTGGTCACCCGGCCCGCCGTGCTGTTCGGGGACGAGCCGACCGGTGCGCTCGACACGACGACCAGTCGTGAAGTGCTTGTGCTGTTGCGGGGGTTGGTGGATGGAGAAGGGCAGACAGTCGTGATGGTCACTCATGATCCGGTTGCCGCTTCGTATGCGGACCGGGTGGTGTTCCTGGTGGATGGGCGCGTCGCGGATGAGGTGGTCGCTCCGGGGGTGGGGGAGGTGGCTCGGCGGATGGCTGGGCTTGAGGCGGGGGCTGGGGGTAGCGGTTTTGGGGGTGGGGGCGCCTTCACGGGCGGCTTCCCGTCGGAGGTGGCTGGGTCATGA
- a CDS encoding FUSC family protein, with product MTWLRALKLTARSGLSVERKRLEPLIALRGAAGLALVIGLSLTLFGPAVAASSAFGAYQAAIATFQRSWRPRPELAIASGSSLAVSTFLGYLTGSHTFLFLALLALWTFLAGLSWAAGPTIGLIASSNVAIMLVTVTLPTSVAAAAGHAAMMVVGGAVQAALVILFPVRRWGAQRDALADALAAEADYARRLRHDPLADFDPEPLMAARAAATVTPRQARTRPAELHGARGVAERIRPVLASLADPAVGVPEEGPERDRVRELLGAAAAVLDAAARAIRHGEPVRIPPAALATLKTPDAEAILTGPAGRAATRLAALLHDVVETAGKPPEGPRTDPEGTRSAPEQQAPHTPLLRPTLPALIPAALRAMRADLRHESPVTRHAIRVTAVAAAGYLLGTWLPFGHGYWAPMTSVMVMRPDFSQTYSRAVARFGGTLVGVALATGLVQVAHPDTGLSAILAVLCAGLMYLLMRTGQMAAQACVAAYVVFLLGMGGEEWTQTVPERVILTLLGGVLAMIAYAVYPAWETPRLRTRLADWLIADGRYAAAVVGHYADPAGKSCPDVREALLAARDARIAWQEASDRAKIEPVRHRGLSRAAATDAEEALAQLGRVAMLMEAHLPERGATPVPAAARLAKALRKSTEQGAKAVRERRVPKWDAVRTALEEWDGEGVPDRVVRRGAGLFLTTLEEFSDALDTSPAPMLVDGSDTQEKTNGRQDPEGPAAR from the coding sequence GTGACCTGGCTCCGAGCGCTGAAATTGACCGCCCGCTCGGGCCTCAGCGTCGAGCGGAAGCGGCTCGAACCCCTCATCGCGCTCCGCGGTGCGGCCGGCCTCGCCCTGGTCATCGGGCTCAGCCTCACCCTCTTCGGCCCGGCCGTGGCCGCCAGCTCCGCCTTCGGGGCGTACCAGGCCGCCATCGCCACCTTCCAGCGCAGCTGGCGCCCACGCCCGGAACTGGCCATCGCCTCCGGCAGCAGCCTCGCCGTCTCCACCTTCCTCGGCTACCTCACCGGCTCCCACACCTTCCTCTTCCTCGCCCTCCTCGCCTTGTGGACCTTCCTCGCGGGCCTCAGCTGGGCCGCGGGCCCCACCATCGGCCTCATCGCCTCGTCCAACGTCGCGATCATGCTGGTGACGGTCACCCTGCCCACCTCGGTGGCCGCCGCGGCGGGCCACGCCGCGATGATGGTGGTGGGCGGCGCGGTCCAGGCCGCGCTGGTGATCCTCTTCCCGGTACGCAGATGGGGCGCCCAGCGCGACGCGCTCGCGGACGCCCTCGCGGCGGAGGCCGACTACGCCCGCAGGCTGCGCCACGACCCGCTGGCCGACTTCGACCCGGAGCCTCTGATGGCGGCCCGCGCCGCGGCGACCGTCACCCCGCGCCAGGCCCGCACCCGCCCCGCCGAACTCCATGGCGCCCGCGGCGTCGCCGAGCGCATCCGCCCGGTGCTCGCCTCCCTGGCCGACCCGGCCGTCGGCGTACCGGAAGAGGGCCCCGAGCGGGACCGCGTACGCGAACTCCTCGGCGCGGCGGCAGCGGTGCTCGACGCCGCCGCGCGGGCGATCCGGCACGGCGAACCGGTGCGCATCCCGCCCGCGGCCCTGGCCACCCTCAAGACCCCGGACGCCGAAGCGATCCTCACGGGCCCGGCCGGCAGAGCGGCCACCCGCCTGGCGGCGCTGCTGCACGACGTGGTGGAAACGGCGGGCAAGCCCCCCGAAGGCCCCCGCACCGACCCGGAGGGCACCCGCTCGGCCCCCGAACAGCAAGCACCCCACACCCCCCTCCTCCGCCCCACACTCCCCGCCCTGATCCCCGCGGCCCTGCGCGCCATGCGGGCCGACCTCCGCCACGAATCCCCCGTCACCCGCCACGCGATCCGCGTCACCGCGGTGGCCGCAGCCGGCTATCTCCTGGGCACCTGGCTCCCCTTCGGCCACGGCTACTGGGCCCCCATGACCTCCGTCATGGTGATGCGGCCCGACTTCTCACAGACGTACTCACGCGCGGTGGCCCGCTTCGGCGGCACCCTGGTCGGCGTCGCCCTGGCCACCGGCCTGGTGCAGGTGGCGCATCCCGACACCGGGCTCTCCGCGATCCTCGCCGTCCTGTGCGCCGGATTGATGTACCTGCTGATGCGCACGGGCCAGATGGCGGCCCAGGCCTGCGTCGCCGCGTACGTCGTGTTCCTGCTCGGCATGGGCGGCGAGGAGTGGACGCAGACGGTGCCGGAGCGCGTCATCCTGACCCTGCTCGGCGGCGTCCTCGCGATGATCGCGTACGCCGTGTACCCGGCCTGGGAGACGCCGCGGCTGCGCACCCGCCTCGCCGACTGGCTGATCGCGGACGGCCGTTACGCCGCCGCGGTCGTCGGCCACTACGCCGACCCCGCGGGCAAGTCCTGCCCCGACGTCCGCGAGGCCCTGCTCGCCGCCCGCGACGCCCGCATCGCCTGGCAGGAGGCATCGGACCGCGCCAAGATCGAGCCGGTACGCCACCGGGGCCTCTCCCGGGCCGCGGCCACCGACGCGGAGGAGGCCCTGGCCCAACTCGGCCGCGTGGCCATGCTGATGGAGGCCCATCTGCCCGAGCGCGGCGCGACCCCCGTCCCCGCGGCGGCCCGCCTGGCCAAGGCCCTGCGCAAGTCGACCGAGCAGGGCGCGAAGGCGGTGCGAGAACGCCGCGTACCGAAGTGGGACGCGGTCCGCACCGCCCTGGAGGAGTGGGACGGCGAAGGCGTGCCCGACCGGGTCGTGCGCAGAGGCGCGGGCCTCTTCCTCACCACCCTGGAGGAGTTCTCCGACGCCCTGGACACGAGCCCGGCCCCGATGCTGGTGGACGGCTCCGACACACAGGAAAAGACCAACGGGCGGCAGGACCCCGAAGGCCCTGCCGCCCGCTGA